From Lemur catta isolate mLemCat1 chromosome 21, mLemCat1.pri, whole genome shotgun sequence, a single genomic window includes:
- the SF3A1 gene encoding splicing factor 3A subunit 1 isoform X2, with protein sequence MPAGPVQAVPPPPPVATEPKQPTEEEASSKEDSTPSKPVVGIIYPPPEVRNIVDKTASFVARNGPEFEARIRQNEINNPKFNFLNPNDPYHAYYRHKVSEFKEGKAQEPSAAIPKVMQQQQQAAQQQLPQKVQAQVIQETIVPKEPPPEFEFIADPPSISAFDLDVVKLTAQFVARNGRQFLTQLMQKEQRNYQFDFLRPQHSLFNYFTKLVEQYTKILIPPKGLFTKLKKEAENPREVLDQVCYRVEWAKFQERERKKEEEEKEKERVAYAQIDWHDFVVVETVDFQPNEQGNFPPPTTPEELGARILIQERYEKFGESEEVEMEVESDEEDEKQEKAEEPSSQLDQDTQVQDMDEGSDDEEGQKVPPPPETPMPPPLPPTPDQVIVRKDYDPKASKPLPPAPAPDEYLVSPITGEKIPASKMQEHMRIGLLDPRWLEQRDRSIREKQSDDEVYAPGLDIESSLKQLAERRTDIFGVEETAIGKKIGEEEIQKPEEKVTWDGHSGSMARTQQAAQANITLQEQIEAIHKAKGLVPEDDTKEKIGPSKPNEIPQQPPPPSSATNIPSSAPPITSVPRPPTMPPPVRTTVVSAVPVMPRPPMASVVRLPPGSVIAPMPPIIHAPRINVVPMPPSAPPIMAPRPPPMIVPTAFVPAPPVAPVPAPAPMPPVHPPPPMEDEPTSKKLKTEDSLMPEEEFLRRNKGPVSIKVQVPNMQDKTEWKLNGQVLVFTLPLTDQVSVIKVKIHEATGMPAGKQKLQYEGIFIKDSNSLAYYNMANGAVIHLALKERGGRKK encoded by the exons AAACGGGCCTGAATTTGAAGCTAGGATACGACAGAACGAGATCAACAACCCCAAGTTCAACTTTCTGAACCCGAATGACCCTTACCATGCATACTACCGCCACAAGGTCAGCGAGTTCAAGGAGGGAAAGGCTCAGGAGCCCTCAGCTGCCATCCCCAAGGtcatgcagcagcagcagcaggccgCCCAGCAGCAGCTGCCCCAGAAG GTCCAAGCCCAGGTGATCCAAGAGACCATTGTACCCAAAGAGCCTCCTCCCGAGTTCGAGTTCATTGCCGACCCCCCCTCCATCTCGGCCTTTGACCTGGATGTGGTGAAGCTGACAGCTCAATTTGTGGCCAGGAATGGGCGCCAGTTTCTCACCCAACTGATGCAGAAAGAGCAGCGCAACTACCAGTTTGACTTTCTCCGCCCACAGCACAGCCTTTTCAACTACTTCACGAAGCTGGTGGAACAGTATACCAAG aTCTTGATTCCTCCCAAAGGCTTATTTACAAAGCTCAAGAAAGAGGCTGAAAACCCCCGAGAAGTTTTGGATCAG GTGTGTTACCGAGTGGAATGGGCCAAGTTCCAGGAGCgtgagaggaagaaggaagaagaggagaaggagaaggagcgGGTGGCCTATGCTCAGATTGACTGGCATGATTTTGTGGTTGTGGAAACGGTGGACTTCCAACCCAATGAGCAGG GGaacttccctccccccaccacgcCGGAGGAGCTGGGGGCCCGAATCCTCATTCAGGAGCGCTATGAGAAGTTTGGGGAGAGTGAGGAGGTTGAGATGGAGGTCGAGTCTGATGAGGAGGATGAGAAACAGGAGAAAGCAGAGGAGCCTTCTTCCCAGCTGGACCAGGACACCCAAGTGCAAGACATGGATGAG GGTTCAGATGATGAAGAAGGGCAGAAAGTGCCCCCACCACCAGAGACACCCATGCCTCCGCCCCTGCCCCCAACTCCAGACCAAGTCATTGTCCGCAAGGATTATGATCCCAAAG CTTCTAagcccctgcctccagcccctgctccGGATGAATATCTGGTGTCCCCCATCACTGGGGAGAAGATCCCTGCCAGCAAAATGCAGGAACACATGCGCATCGGGCTTCTTGACCCCCGCTGGCTGGAGCAGCGGGATCGCTCCATCCGTGAGAAGCAGAGTGACGATGAGGTGTACGCACCAG GTCTCGATATTGAGAGCAGCTTGAAGCAGTTGGCTGAGCGGCGTACTGACATCTTCGGTGTAGAGGAAACGGCCATCGGTAAGAAGATCGGTGAGGAGGAGAtccagaagccagaggaaaag GTGACCTGGGACGGCCACTCGGGTAGCATGGCCCGGACCCAGCAGGCTGCCCAGGCTAACATTACCCTCCAGGAGCAGATCGAGGCCATCCATAAGGCCAAGGGCCTTGTGCCTGAAGACGACACCAAAGAGAAGATTGGCCCCAGCAAGCCCAATGAAATCCCCCAGCAGCCACCACCTCCGTCTTCAGCCACCAACATCCCCAGCTCAGCCCCACCCATCACCTCAGTGCCGCGACCACCCACA ATGCCGCCTCCTGTCCGTACTACAGTTGTGTCTGCAGTACCCGTCATGCCCCGGCCCCCAATGGCATCTGTGGTCCGGCTGCCCCCTGGCTCAGTGATCGCCCCGATGCCACCCATCATCCATGCACCCAGGATCAACGTGGTGCCCATGCCTCCCTCGGCCCCTCCTATCATGGCACCTCGCCCACCTCCCATGATTGTGCCAACAG CCTTTGTGCCGGCTCCACCTGTGGCACCCGTCCCAGCTCCGGCCCCAATGCCCCCCGTCCATCCCCCGCCTCCCATGGAAGATGAGCCCACCTCCAAGAAACTGAAGACAGAGGATAGCCTCATGCCTGAGGAGGAGTTCCTGCGTAGGAACAAG GGTCCCGTGTCCATCAAAGTTCAGGTGCCCAACATGCAGGATAAGACGGAATGGAAACTGAATGGGCAGGTGCTGGTCTTCACCCTTCCACTCACAGACCAG GTCTCTGTCATTAAGGTGAAGATTCATGAAGCCACTGGCATGCCTGCAGGGAAACAGAAGCTGCAGTATGAG GGCATCTTCATCAAGGATTCCAACTCGCTGGCTTACTACAATATGGCCAATGGTGCTGTCATCCACCTGGCCCTCAAGGAGAGAGGCGGGAGGAAGAAGTAG
- the SF3A1 gene encoding splicing factor 3A subunit 1 isoform X1 gives MPAGPVQAVPPPPPVATEPKQPTEEEASSKEDSTPSKPVVGIIYPPPEVRNIVDKTASFVARNGPEFEARIRQNEINNPKFNFLNPNDPYHAYYRHKVSEFKEGKAQEPSAAIPKVMQQQQQAAQQQLPQKVQAQVIQETIVPKEPPPEFEFIADPPSISAFDLDVVKLTAQFVARNGRQFLTQLMQKEQRNYQFDFLRPQHSLFNYFTKLVEQYTKILIPPKGLFTKLKKEAENPREVLDQVCYRVEWAKFQERERKKEEEEKEKERVAYAQIDWHDFVVVETVDFQPNEQGNFPPPTTPEELGARILIQERYEKFGESEEVEMEVESDEEDEKQEKAEEPSSQLDQDTQVQDMDEGSDDEEGQKVPPPPETPMPPPLPPTPDQVIVRKDYDPKASKPLPPAPAPDEYLVSPITGEKIPASKMQEHMRIGLLDPRWLEQRDRSIREKQSDDEVYAPGLDIESSLKQLAERRTDIFGVEETAIGKKIGEEEIQKPEEKVTWDGHSGSMARTQQAAQANITLQEQIEAIHKAKGLVPEDDTKEKIGPSKPNEIPQQPPPPSSATNIPSSAPPITSVPRPPTVPCPPQMPPPVRTTVVSAVPVMPRPPMASVVRLPPGSVIAPMPPIIHAPRINVVPMPPSAPPIMAPRPPPMIVPTAFVPAPPVAPVPAPAPMPPVHPPPPMEDEPTSKKLKTEDSLMPEEEFLRRNKGPVSIKVQVPNMQDKTEWKLNGQVLVFTLPLTDQVSVIKVKIHEATGMPAGKQKLQYEGIFIKDSNSLAYYNMANGAVIHLALKERGGRKK, from the exons AAACGGGCCTGAATTTGAAGCTAGGATACGACAGAACGAGATCAACAACCCCAAGTTCAACTTTCTGAACCCGAATGACCCTTACCATGCATACTACCGCCACAAGGTCAGCGAGTTCAAGGAGGGAAAGGCTCAGGAGCCCTCAGCTGCCATCCCCAAGGtcatgcagcagcagcagcaggccgCCCAGCAGCAGCTGCCCCAGAAG GTCCAAGCCCAGGTGATCCAAGAGACCATTGTACCCAAAGAGCCTCCTCCCGAGTTCGAGTTCATTGCCGACCCCCCCTCCATCTCGGCCTTTGACCTGGATGTGGTGAAGCTGACAGCTCAATTTGTGGCCAGGAATGGGCGCCAGTTTCTCACCCAACTGATGCAGAAAGAGCAGCGCAACTACCAGTTTGACTTTCTCCGCCCACAGCACAGCCTTTTCAACTACTTCACGAAGCTGGTGGAACAGTATACCAAG aTCTTGATTCCTCCCAAAGGCTTATTTACAAAGCTCAAGAAAGAGGCTGAAAACCCCCGAGAAGTTTTGGATCAG GTGTGTTACCGAGTGGAATGGGCCAAGTTCCAGGAGCgtgagaggaagaaggaagaagaggagaaggagaaggagcgGGTGGCCTATGCTCAGATTGACTGGCATGATTTTGTGGTTGTGGAAACGGTGGACTTCCAACCCAATGAGCAGG GGaacttccctccccccaccacgcCGGAGGAGCTGGGGGCCCGAATCCTCATTCAGGAGCGCTATGAGAAGTTTGGGGAGAGTGAGGAGGTTGAGATGGAGGTCGAGTCTGATGAGGAGGATGAGAAACAGGAGAAAGCAGAGGAGCCTTCTTCCCAGCTGGACCAGGACACCCAAGTGCAAGACATGGATGAG GGTTCAGATGATGAAGAAGGGCAGAAAGTGCCCCCACCACCAGAGACACCCATGCCTCCGCCCCTGCCCCCAACTCCAGACCAAGTCATTGTCCGCAAGGATTATGATCCCAAAG CTTCTAagcccctgcctccagcccctgctccGGATGAATATCTGGTGTCCCCCATCACTGGGGAGAAGATCCCTGCCAGCAAAATGCAGGAACACATGCGCATCGGGCTTCTTGACCCCCGCTGGCTGGAGCAGCGGGATCGCTCCATCCGTGAGAAGCAGAGTGACGATGAGGTGTACGCACCAG GTCTCGATATTGAGAGCAGCTTGAAGCAGTTGGCTGAGCGGCGTACTGACATCTTCGGTGTAGAGGAAACGGCCATCGGTAAGAAGATCGGTGAGGAGGAGAtccagaagccagaggaaaag GTGACCTGGGACGGCCACTCGGGTAGCATGGCCCGGACCCAGCAGGCTGCCCAGGCTAACATTACCCTCCAGGAGCAGATCGAGGCCATCCATAAGGCCAAGGGCCTTGTGCCTGAAGACGACACCAAAGAGAAGATTGGCCCCAGCAAGCCCAATGAAATCCCCCAGCAGCCACCACCTCCGTCTTCAGCCACCAACATCCCCAGCTCAGCCCCACCCATCACCTCAGTGCCGCGACCACCCACA GTCCCTTGCCCTCCACAGATGCCGCCTCCTGTCCGTACTACAGTTGTGTCTGCAGTACCCGTCATGCCCCGGCCCCCAATGGCATCTGTGGTCCGGCTGCCCCCTGGCTCAGTGATCGCCCCGATGCCACCCATCATCCATGCACCCAGGATCAACGTGGTGCCCATGCCTCCCTCGGCCCCTCCTATCATGGCACCTCGCCCACCTCCCATGATTGTGCCAACAG CCTTTGTGCCGGCTCCACCTGTGGCACCCGTCCCAGCTCCGGCCCCAATGCCCCCCGTCCATCCCCCGCCTCCCATGGAAGATGAGCCCACCTCCAAGAAACTGAAGACAGAGGATAGCCTCATGCCTGAGGAGGAGTTCCTGCGTAGGAACAAG GGTCCCGTGTCCATCAAAGTTCAGGTGCCCAACATGCAGGATAAGACGGAATGGAAACTGAATGGGCAGGTGCTGGTCTTCACCCTTCCACTCACAGACCAG GTCTCTGTCATTAAGGTGAAGATTCATGAAGCCACTGGCATGCCTGCAGGGAAACAGAAGCTGCAGTATGAG GGCATCTTCATCAAGGATTCCAACTCGCTGGCTTACTACAATATGGCCAATGGTGCTGTCATCCACCTGGCCCTCAAGGAGAGAGGCGGGAGGAAGAAGTAG